From Labilithrix sp., a single genomic window includes:
- a CDS encoding AAA family ATPase, protein MSDETLESRRRRLAQLRQRLIAVSLRSRSLRLTRATKSGALDLERLSHADPAAFERLLHMLGREGSAPVALCDVEGAGDARAFRDDVAGLAHAAEAAWSETGARDLAVGFPFLEGRTKDGTWIRAPLLLYPVKLSMTTSGRLSWVLGAEGPPELNESLTQALVRLASVRLTIEGMLAHDDDGHFRFDLPTWSGFVRYLSSVGFTLDEPPAAMPALEPLPPRAREDRDRAPIGSFALRPHLVLGRFPRSDSTIVGDYEELLAGPLDDARLGIASRLLGADETSPSAAGPPLPAARSAIDRAWQVFSSDDSQDEALHAAADGAIVVQGPPGTGKSQMIANVVATAIAEGRRVLVVCQKRAALDVVADRLASVGLREPVAVVHDVERDRGEVCEGIARTLAELGGHETAASVDTEHVRARGRLATRLAAAQAAFDTLAGDGSRPGLAELIERSFDDDGRPLPALGTLADAATEDEAHAALPALELVARESAPLAAPHPLAGRGDWKDLGADDLAKVFAAVRALRDLVQRLDAVPAGGLTPEDALAHAPLWERTRVLLDPIEAGDDEALRAFLLGWVWTGGHVQHGEWQRVMGLLRKAKKELVAAPQELVMAQHAVLQGWIAELTRLQALEPLWYRVFLPSWWSLRKRPAEVPGAPLPQSAAAVKALCENAIVWQDLIAELPIDNPLFDFGLRGDPSEIDDAIALLETQHARTRAVHDLAETLAGAGYAKLPELELHSAETLASEPLLAAAVHDRTRARLFEEVRRAAAALDGAFVDEALALAARGETSRALAIVSAFADAEGEAAAAARLDARTRDLPAWARALLRQWRPTAGASIGDDALRALERAWLEKARAGRTTAEIEAGLVDRELLAKVSAELDACLEAAGRGVLGRYRRRVAADLADRSRGVALRKLGMEVAKKRNRATMRQLVERYWDQGLASARPIWFCSPESVASLFPLRPDLFDLVVLDEASQCPVEAALPTLTRSPRALVAGDDQQMPPTHFFRANADEPEEEGEDGEELAILATASVLGLARVAFPGTVLRWHYRSRHEELVAFSNAAFYGRRLITAPRADARSPIDGLRWIAVPGAWRNQTNEVEAARVVDLVAELLTADPPPSVGVIAFNRKQAELVVQLLDRRVATDETFRRVWERDRARSVVEQLFVRNLENVQGDERDVILLSLGYGPAERGGRVFARFGPLGQEGGEKRLNVAITRARVGLAVVASIEPEDLDTTTSKHVGPKLLKAYLAFVRAQARGDRAEAARLLDVAADLGGGRGVTGGLVAHAGARRRRVGARVAEELATALERAGLRTQRAFGLGHRRLDLAVGRPDETTWRIGIDCSEFLRTPDPLSRDVYTPRFWERMGWTVLRVTPGTWKDDRASVVERVRDLVLAR, encoded by the coding sequence ATGAGCGACGAGACCCTCGAGAGCCGCCGGCGCCGCCTCGCGCAGCTCCGGCAGCGCCTCATCGCGGTCTCGCTGCGGAGCCGCTCGCTGCGCCTGACGCGCGCGACGAAGAGCGGCGCGCTCGATCTCGAGCGCCTGTCGCACGCGGATCCGGCCGCGTTCGAGCGCCTCCTCCACATGCTCGGTCGCGAAGGCTCCGCGCCGGTCGCGCTCTGCGACGTCGAGGGCGCCGGCGACGCGCGCGCCTTCCGCGACGACGTCGCCGGCCTCGCCCACGCCGCCGAGGCCGCGTGGTCCGAGACCGGCGCGCGCGATCTCGCGGTGGGGTTCCCCTTCCTCGAGGGACGCACGAAGGACGGCACGTGGATCCGCGCGCCGCTCCTCCTCTATCCGGTGAAGCTGTCGATGACGACCTCCGGGCGCCTCTCCTGGGTGCTCGGAGCGGAGGGGCCGCCGGAGCTGAACGAGTCGCTCACGCAGGCGCTCGTCCGCCTCGCCAGCGTCCGCCTCACGATCGAGGGCATGCTCGCGCACGACGACGACGGGCACTTTCGCTTCGACCTCCCGACGTGGAGCGGCTTCGTGCGCTACCTCTCGTCGGTAGGCTTCACCCTCGACGAGCCACCGGCGGCGATGCCGGCGCTCGAGCCGCTCCCTCCACGCGCGCGCGAAGACCGCGACCGCGCGCCGATCGGATCGTTCGCGCTCCGCCCCCACCTCGTGCTCGGCCGCTTCCCGCGCTCCGACAGCACGATCGTCGGCGACTACGAGGAGCTCCTCGCGGGCCCGCTCGACGACGCCCGGCTCGGGATCGCCTCCCGCCTCCTCGGCGCGGACGAGACCAGCCCGTCCGCGGCGGGTCCGCCGCTCCCCGCGGCGCGGTCCGCGATCGACCGCGCGTGGCAGGTGTTCTCGTCGGACGACAGCCAGGACGAGGCGCTCCACGCGGCGGCGGACGGCGCGATCGTGGTGCAGGGGCCGCCGGGGACGGGCAAGTCGCAGATGATCGCCAACGTCGTCGCGACGGCGATCGCGGAGGGCCGGCGCGTGCTCGTCGTGTGCCAGAAGCGCGCGGCCCTCGACGTCGTCGCCGATCGGCTCGCGTCGGTCGGTCTTCGCGAGCCGGTCGCGGTGGTCCACGACGTCGAGCGCGATCGCGGCGAGGTCTGCGAGGGGATCGCGCGGACGCTCGCGGAGCTGGGGGGACACGAGACGGCGGCGAGCGTCGACACGGAGCACGTGCGCGCGCGCGGGAGGCTCGCGACGCGGCTCGCGGCGGCGCAGGCGGCCTTCGATACGCTCGCGGGAGACGGGAGCCGGCCGGGGCTCGCCGAGCTGATCGAGCGCTCCTTCGACGACGACGGACGCCCGCTCCCGGCGCTCGGAACGCTCGCCGACGCGGCGACCGAAGACGAGGCCCACGCGGCGCTGCCGGCGCTCGAGCTCGTCGCGCGCGAGTCCGCTCCGCTCGCGGCGCCGCACCCGCTCGCGGGCCGCGGCGACTGGAAGGACCTCGGCGCGGACGATCTGGCCAAGGTCTTCGCCGCCGTTCGAGCGCTGCGCGACCTCGTGCAGCGGCTCGACGCCGTGCCCGCCGGAGGCCTCACGCCCGAGGACGCGCTCGCCCACGCGCCCTTGTGGGAGAGGACGCGCGTGCTCCTCGATCCGATCGAGGCGGGCGACGACGAGGCGCTCCGGGCGTTCTTGCTCGGCTGGGTCTGGACGGGCGGCCACGTGCAGCACGGCGAATGGCAGCGGGTGATGGGGCTTCTTCGAAAGGCGAAGAAGGAGCTGGTCGCCGCGCCGCAGGAGCTGGTCATGGCCCAGCACGCGGTCCTACAAGGATGGATCGCGGAGCTCACGCGGCTGCAAGCGCTCGAGCCGCTCTGGTATCGCGTCTTCCTGCCGTCGTGGTGGTCGCTCCGAAAGCGGCCGGCGGAGGTCCCCGGCGCTCCTCTTCCGCAGTCGGCGGCGGCGGTAAAGGCATTATGTGAAAATGCCATCGTGTGGCAAGACCTCATCGCCGAACTGCCGATCGACAATCCGCTCTTCGATTTCGGATTACGGGGAGATCCTTCGGAGATCGACGACGCGATCGCGCTCCTCGAGACGCAACACGCGCGCACGCGGGCGGTCCACGATCTCGCCGAGACGCTCGCCGGCGCCGGTTATGCCAAATTGCCGGAGCTGGAATTGCACTCTGCGGAGACGCTCGCGAGCGAGCCTCTCCTCGCGGCCGCGGTTCACGACCGGACGCGCGCGCGGCTCTTCGAGGAGGTCCGCCGCGCCGCCGCCGCGCTCGACGGCGCCTTCGTCGACGAGGCGCTCGCGCTCGCCGCGCGAGGCGAGACGAGCCGGGCGCTCGCGATCGTCTCCGCGTTCGCGGACGCCGAGGGCGAGGCGGCGGCGGCGGCGCGGCTCGACGCGCGGACGCGCGATCTTCCGGCGTGGGCGAGGGCGCTGCTCCGGCAGTGGCGGCCGACCGCCGGCGCGAGCATCGGCGACGACGCGCTCCGCGCGCTCGAGCGCGCGTGGCTGGAGAAGGCGCGCGCGGGGAGGACGACGGCGGAGATCGAGGCGGGGCTCGTCGATCGCGAGCTCCTCGCGAAGGTCTCCGCCGAGCTCGACGCGTGTCTCGAGGCGGCCGGCCGCGGCGTGCTCGGGCGCTATCGTCGGCGCGTCGCCGCCGATCTCGCGGACCGCTCCCGCGGCGTCGCGCTCCGCAAGCTGGGGATGGAGGTCGCGAAGAAGCGGAACCGCGCGACGATGCGGCAGCTCGTCGAGCGCTACTGGGACCAGGGGCTCGCGAGCGCGCGGCCGATCTGGTTCTGCTCGCCGGAGTCGGTGGCGTCGCTCTTTCCGCTCCGTCCGGACCTCTTCGATCTGGTCGTCCTCGACGAGGCGAGCCAGTGCCCGGTCGAAGCCGCGCTGCCGACCCTCACGCGCTCCCCCCGCGCGCTCGTCGCGGGCGACGATCAGCAGATGCCGCCGACGCACTTCTTCCGCGCGAACGCCGACGAGCCGGAGGAGGAGGGCGAAGACGGGGAGGAGCTCGCGATCCTCGCGACGGCGTCGGTGCTCGGCCTCGCCCGCGTCGCGTTCCCGGGGACGGTCCTGCGCTGGCACTACCGCTCTCGGCACGAGGAGCTCGTGGCGTTCTCGAACGCCGCTTTCTACGGCCGCCGCCTCATCACGGCGCCCCGCGCGGACGCGCGATCGCCCATCGACGGACTCCGCTGGATCGCCGTGCCGGGCGCCTGGCGAAACCAGACGAACGAGGTCGAGGCGGCGCGCGTCGTCGACCTCGTCGCCGAGCTCTTGACCGCCGACCCCCCGCCGAGCGTCGGCGTGATCGCGTTCAACCGGAAGCAAGCGGAGCTCGTCGTACAGCTCCTCGATCGCCGCGTCGCGACCGACGAGACGTTCCGCCGCGTCTGGGAGCGCGACCGAGCGCGGAGCGTGGTCGAGCAGCTCTTCGTCCGGAACCTCGAGAACGTGCAGGGCGACGAGCGCGACGTGATCCTCCTCTCGCTCGGCTACGGCCCGGCCGAGCGCGGCGGCCGCGTGTTCGCGCGCTTCGGCCCGCTCGGGCAAGAGGGCGGCGAGAAGCGCCTCAACGTCGCGATCACACGCGCGCGCGTCGGCCTCGCGGTCGTCGCGTCGATCGAGCCGGAGGACCTCGACACGACCACCTCGAAGCACGTCGGCCCGAAGCTGCTCAAGGCGTACCTGGCCTTCGTCCGCGCGCAGGCGAGGGGCGATCGCGCGGAGGCCGCGCGCCTCCTCGACGTCGCCGCCGACCTCGGCGGCGGCCGCGGCGTGACGGGCGGCCTCGTCGCGCACGCCGGCGCGCGTCGTCGTCGTGTCGGCGCCCGCGTCGCCGAGGAGCTCGCGACCGCGCTCGAACGAGCGGGCCTCCGCACGCAGCGCGCCTTCGGCCTCGGCCACCGCCGCCTCGACCTCGCCGTCGGCCGCCCCGACGAAACGACCTGGCGCATCGGCATCGACTGCTCCGAGTTCCTCCGCACCCCCGACCCCCTGAGCCGCGACGTCTACACCCCTCGCTTCTGGGAACGCATGGGCTGGACCGTCCTCCGCGTAACCCCAGGCACGTGGAAGGACGACCGCGCGAGCGTCGTCGAGCGCGTACGCGATCTCGTGCTCGCGAGGTGA
- a CDS encoding (Fe-S)-binding protein — MLVLIVAAHAVFFWSAIKRWQLLRVGKFVDRFDRIPERLAAVFRYAFAQEKMNYYQPAGLAHKLIFVGFIVLLLNTIILWGRGFDPKFNLFVLGPTEVLGKVGKVYEFAKDLVAVLVTLGALTFVYYRAIRPQKRMTLHWEGLLILGIITTMMLADILYNGAAFVLVNRVAELCVPGTGAAKLTGYQLCADMKEVAAPFGSTQDVHVGLSAFPAPAASLTALALAKAKLGPQALVILAKIGFWTHSTLVLVFLNILPHSKHFHIITAIPNVFFKDLAPRGRLEPMASTAEGVMAKMEPAMEMEDPRMAEIGIAKVKHLSWKAVLDFYTCTECGRCSDNCPAHKTGKVLSPKHLTLALRDHMYEHQKELTDEEMRWGPTGAEDPVEIAGNEAEKAIRPAKYEPINLTPDIIHPDVLWACTTCRACEEQCPVLISYVDKIVDMRRNLVMIANEFPHELQKPFQGMETNGNPWNLSRMDRSAWSDGLDLKTFADKPDAEVLFWVGCAASYDDRAKKIARATARLLTLAGVDFAILGQEESCTGDPARRAGHEVIFAMLAESNAAVLNTYKEQGGMKTVVTACPHCFNTLKNEYPDFGVSLEVVHHSDYLAALLAERRLVPKKPVVGRVTYHDSCYLGRYNDVYESPRDILRQIPGVELVEPDYWTKTRGLCCGAGGAQMWMEEQNQNRVNVKRTLQLIDTGAKTIASGCPFCMTMLTDGIKSQSLEDKIKNLDVAELLEQSCIVEPAVSATVPTTAEVAEAVPAE; from the coding sequence ATGCTCGTGCTGATCGTCGCCGCGCACGCGGTGTTCTTCTGGTCGGCGATCAAGCGCTGGCAGCTCCTCCGCGTCGGCAAGTTCGTCGACCGCTTCGATCGCATCCCGGAGCGCCTCGCGGCCGTGTTCCGGTACGCGTTCGCGCAGGAGAAGATGAACTACTACCAGCCCGCGGGGCTGGCCCATAAGCTCATCTTCGTCGGCTTCATCGTCCTCCTCCTCAACACGATCATCCTGTGGGGACGCGGCTTCGATCCGAAGTTCAACCTCTTCGTCCTCGGGCCCACCGAGGTCCTCGGCAAGGTCGGCAAGGTCTACGAGTTCGCGAAGGACCTCGTCGCCGTCCTCGTCACCCTCGGCGCGCTGACCTTCGTCTACTACCGCGCCATCCGCCCCCAGAAGCGCATGACGCTGCACTGGGAGGGCCTCCTCATCCTCGGGATCATCACGACGATGATGCTCGCCGACATCCTCTACAACGGCGCCGCGTTCGTCCTCGTGAACCGCGTCGCCGAGCTGTGCGTCCCCGGCACCGGCGCGGCCAAGCTCACCGGCTACCAGCTCTGCGCCGACATGAAAGAGGTCGCGGCGCCGTTCGGCTCGACGCAGGACGTGCACGTCGGCCTCTCCGCGTTCCCGGCGCCGGCCGCCTCCTTGACCGCGCTCGCGCTGGCGAAGGCGAAGCTCGGACCGCAGGCGCTCGTCATCCTCGCGAAGATCGGCTTCTGGACGCACTCCACCCTCGTCCTCGTCTTCCTCAACATCCTCCCGCACTCGAAGCACTTCCACATCATCACCGCGATCCCGAACGTCTTCTTCAAGGACCTCGCGCCGCGCGGTCGCCTCGAGCCGATGGCGAGCACCGCCGAGGGCGTGATGGCGAAGATGGAGCCGGCGATGGAGATGGAGGACCCGCGCATGGCCGAGATCGGCATCGCGAAGGTCAAGCACCTCTCCTGGAAGGCGGTCCTCGACTTCTACACCTGCACCGAGTGCGGCCGCTGCTCGGACAACTGCCCCGCCCACAAGACGGGCAAGGTCCTCTCGCCGAAGCACCTCACCCTCGCCCTCCGCGATCACATGTACGAGCACCAGAAGGAGCTCACCGACGAGGAGATGAGGTGGGGTCCGACCGGCGCGGAGGACCCGGTCGAGATCGCGGGGAACGAGGCCGAGAAGGCGATCCGGCCCGCGAAATACGAGCCGATCAACCTCACGCCCGACATCATCCACCCCGACGTGCTGTGGGCGTGCACCACCTGCCGCGCGTGCGAGGAGCAGTGCCCGGTCCTCATCTCGTACGTCGACAAGATCGTCGACATGCGGCGCAACCTCGTCATGATCGCGAACGAGTTCCCGCACGAGCTCCAGAAGCCGTTCCAGGGCATGGAGACGAACGGCAACCCGTGGAACCTCTCGCGCATGGACCGCTCCGCGTGGTCGGACGGCCTCGACCTCAAGACGTTCGCGGACAAACCCGACGCAGAGGTCCTCTTCTGGGTCGGCTGCGCCGCGTCGTACGACGACCGCGCGAAGAAGATCGCACGCGCAACCGCGCGGTTGCTCACGCTCGCGGGCGTCGACTTCGCGATCCTCGGCCAAGAGGAGTCGTGCACCGGCGACCCCGCGCGCCGCGCCGGCCACGAGGTCATCTTCGCGATGCTCGCGGAGTCGAACGCCGCCGTGCTCAACACGTACAAGGAGCAGGGGGGGATGAAGACGGTCGTGACCGCCTGCCCGCACTGCTTCAACACGCTGAAGAACGAGTACCCCGACTTCGGCGTGAGCCTCGAGGTCGTGCACCACTCGGACTACCTCGCGGCGCTGCTCGCGGAGCGGCGCCTCGTCCCGAAGAAGCCGGTCGTCGGCCGCGTCACGTACCACGACAGCTGCTACCTCGGTCGCTACAACGACGTGTACGAGTCGCCGCGCGACATCCTCCGTCAGATCCCGGGCGTCGAGCTGGTGGAGCCCGACTACTGGACGAAGACGCGCGGCCTCTGCTGCGGCGCCGGCGGCGCGCAGATGTGGATGGAGGAGCAGAACCAGAACCGCGTGAACGTGAAGCGCACGCTGCAGCTCATCGACACCGGCGCGAAGACGATCGCGAGCGGCTGCCCGTTCTGCATGACGATGCTCACCGACGGCATCAAGAGCCAGAGCCTCGAGGACAAGATCAAGAACCTCGACGTCGCCGAGCTCCTCGAGCAGAGCTGCATCGTCGAGCCCGCCGTCTCCGCGACCGTCCCGACGACGGCCGAGGTCGCGGAGGCCGTTCCCGCCGAGTAG
- a CDS encoding HEAT repeat domain-containing protein has product MIHAAKWPPDDDDAVPPGLPGAPGGFAPGGYGDDGNFKRGRFAPIAIIVGILAVGGIAGALIFGSLKDSEKMDPKKVAAMKKETALLPIAEAIPTYRKWAEQDNEKKLQEEGFTQLAWAKDPQGLQLIIKGLSSIDHNIRGTAAQALLEYGSPAADAAKPALLKAFKESTEADRPQIAWALAALHEPSAWDDVMKEYRAGKLSSVQRLDKSPAFDPELMASMVSTDKLATLAGDESESVRQLVATVLSRTADPKYTSTLIKLVKDKSIDVAREAAVGLGRIANEEAMNPLLEALTKSDKESRPKFLEAMRDGVGGKGLVLALQSVDKSNPNTQKHQTKQLFDMLRELEDPRAGDALAQYLETNPHPHWKTEAALRLAEIGDLRAVPVLGWRMEQDPLKLYSPEEEELRRDDNERVVSARMLADLALLYPDKRPDIRAQSYKGVWRWLTDKPQPHANGLRYVAAVDAKEALPQMRKWANPAKPLPKEGEQRFPDEWGTAQSALRYLGWMQDASSWGVLESQLRRRPEKVDATMDSLLQGGQGVLGMTLRAIGVGASHGFAQWGDPKAYPVLVKYIEDKMNNEQSRVDACFSLAWVATDENMVEVAKKVKELTAGDPKTQFIRTCYLETLVHRPVPSANATLAELINGTSDLNVQHQAARAIGFGGMSPETTANMFEKLSNPATRNDAMLAILIGGDPDMARRALASYEDIDRTALEELKVVYNATFGYWSDKNYESGDVARWIANAQSASRVKLGDAIQDWPRLVLSRAVQGIDYDNGPHSTTRVQMRIKLLRDAKGSDAVKRSQAIQILKFMNEKGCLMALKSESGPGQEDARRAFFELMNPKMTTDALPPEAKASGTDPLKK; this is encoded by the coding sequence GTGATCCACGCGGCGAAGTGGCCGCCGGACGACGACGACGCGGTCCCGCCCGGGCTCCCCGGCGCGCCGGGCGGCTTCGCGCCGGGCGGATACGGCGACGACGGGAACTTCAAGCGCGGTCGCTTCGCGCCGATCGCGATCATCGTCGGCATCCTCGCGGTGGGAGGCATCGCCGGCGCGCTCATCTTCGGGTCGCTCAAGGACTCGGAGAAGATGGACCCGAAGAAGGTCGCGGCGATGAAGAAGGAGACGGCGCTCCTCCCCATCGCCGAGGCGATCCCCACGTACCGAAAGTGGGCGGAGCAGGACAACGAGAAGAAGCTCCAGGAGGAGGGCTTCACCCAGCTCGCGTGGGCGAAGGACCCGCAGGGGCTCCAGCTCATCATCAAGGGCCTCTCCTCGATCGATCACAACATCCGCGGCACCGCCGCGCAGGCGCTCCTCGAGTACGGCTCGCCCGCGGCCGACGCCGCGAAGCCGGCGCTCCTCAAGGCGTTCAAGGAGTCGACGGAGGCGGACCGCCCGCAGATCGCGTGGGCTCTCGCCGCGCTCCACGAGCCCTCTGCCTGGGACGACGTGATGAAGGAGTACCGCGCCGGCAAGCTCTCGAGCGTGCAGCGGCTCGACAAGAGCCCGGCGTTCGATCCCGAGCTCATGGCGTCGATGGTCTCCACCGACAAGCTCGCCACCCTCGCCGGCGACGAGAGCGAGAGCGTCCGCCAGCTCGTCGCGACGGTGCTCTCGCGCACCGCGGATCCGAAGTACACGTCGACGCTCATCAAGCTCGTGAAGGACAAGAGCATCGACGTCGCGCGCGAAGCGGCGGTCGGCCTCGGTCGCATCGCGAACGAGGAGGCGATGAACCCGCTCCTCGAGGCGCTGACGAAGTCCGACAAGGAGTCGCGTCCCAAGTTCCTCGAGGCGATGCGCGACGGCGTCGGCGGCAAGGGCCTCGTCCTCGCGCTCCAGAGCGTCGACAAGTCGAACCCCAACACGCAGAAGCACCAGACGAAGCAGCTCTTCGACATGCTGCGCGAGCTCGAGGATCCGCGCGCGGGCGACGCGCTCGCGCAGTACCTCGAGACGAACCCGCATCCGCACTGGAAGACCGAGGCGGCGCTGCGGCTCGCCGAGATCGGCGACCTCCGCGCGGTGCCGGTCCTCGGCTGGCGGATGGAGCAGGACCCGCTGAAGCTCTACAGCCCGGAGGAGGAGGAGCTCCGCCGCGACGACAACGAGCGCGTCGTCTCCGCGCGCATGCTCGCCGACCTCGCGCTGCTCTACCCCGACAAGCGGCCGGACATCCGCGCGCAGTCCTACAAGGGCGTGTGGCGCTGGCTCACCGACAAGCCGCAGCCGCACGCGAACGGCCTCCGCTACGTCGCCGCGGTCGACGCGAAGGAGGCGCTCCCGCAGATGCGGAAATGGGCGAATCCGGCCAAACCGCTCCCGAAGGAGGGCGAGCAGCGCTTCCCCGACGAGTGGGGCACCGCCCAGAGCGCGCTCCGCTACCTCGGGTGGATGCAGGATGCATCGAGCTGGGGAGTGCTCGAGTCGCAGCTGCGGCGCCGGCCGGAGAAGGTCGACGCGACGATGGACTCGCTCCTCCAGGGCGGGCAGGGCGTGCTCGGGATGACGCTGCGCGCGATCGGCGTCGGCGCCTCGCACGGCTTCGCGCAGTGGGGCGACCCGAAGGCGTACCCCGTCCTCGTGAAGTACATCGAAGACAAGATGAACAACGAGCAGTCGCGCGTCGACGCGTGCTTCTCGCTCGCGTGGGTCGCGACCGACGAGAACATGGTGGAGGTCGCCAAGAAGGTGAAGGAGCTCACCGCCGGCGATCCGAAGACTCAGTTCATCCGCACCTGCTACCTCGAGACGCTCGTGCACCGCCCGGTGCCGAGCGCGAACGCCACCCTCGCCGAGCTGATCAACGGGACCTCCGACCTCAACGTGCAGCACCAGGCCGCGCGCGCGATCGGCTTCGGCGGCATGTCGCCGGAGACGACGGCGAACATGTTCGAGAAGCTCTCGAACCCGGCGACGCGCAACGACGCGATGCTGGCGATCCTCATCGGCGGCGATCCCGACATGGCGCGCCGCGCGCTCGCCTCGTACGAGGACATCGACCGCACCGCGCTCGAGGAGCTCAAGGTCGTCTACAACGCGACGTTCGGGTACTGGAGCGATAAGAACTACGAGAGCGGCGACGTCGCGCGCTGGATCGCGAACGCGCAGTCCGCCTCGCGCGTGAAGCTCGGCGACGCGATCCAGGACTGGCCGCGGCTCGTCCTCTCGCGCGCGGTGCAGGGCATCGACTACGACAACGGCCCGCACTCGACCACGCGCGTGCAGATGCGCATCAAGCTGCTCCGCGACGCGAAGGGCAGCGACGCGGTGAAGCGCTCGCAGGCGATCCAGATCCTCAAGTTCATGAACGAGAAGGGCTGCCTGATGGCGCTGAAGAGCGAGAGCGGGCCCGGGCAGGAGGACGCGCGCCGTGCGTTCTTCGAGCTCATGAACCCGAAGATGACGACCGACGCGCTCCCGCCCGAGGCGAAGGCGAGCGGCACGGACCCGCTGAAGAAATAA
- a CDS encoding helix-turn-helix domain-containing protein, which produces MWFSLHRRRGGGTGVGPTHENPGYELSWIESGTLEFEVGGATLRGSAGACILLPPGVLNTPRSRAASVEQILIAAPMLEEAADALGASGALGASGMPEMGVLPADTTVAAIARALALEHGALAAPVVARPAADAGIESLVSSLALALVRERGRGCERGRRGARREARLEPAIARALERIDAELARPLTVDDLARTAGLSRFVFLRKFSAQVGVAPYRHLTNTRLDRAALLLRSTDRSVLDVALDCGFGDPSRFARAFTRRFGCPPRRWRRGG; this is translated from the coding sequence ATGTGGTTCTCCCTCCATCGACGTCGCGGCGGCGGCACGGGCGTGGGGCCCACGCACGAGAACCCGGGCTACGAGCTCTCGTGGATCGAGTCGGGCACGCTCGAGTTCGAGGTCGGCGGCGCGACGCTGCGCGGCTCCGCCGGCGCCTGCATCCTGCTTCCTCCCGGCGTCCTCAATACACCTCGCAGCCGCGCCGCGTCGGTGGAGCAGATCCTGATCGCCGCGCCGATGCTGGAGGAGGCCGCGGACGCGCTCGGCGCGAGCGGCGCGCTCGGCGCGAGCGGCATGCCCGAGATGGGCGTGCTCCCGGCCGACACGACGGTCGCGGCGATCGCGCGCGCGCTGGCCCTCGAGCACGGCGCGCTCGCCGCGCCCGTCGTGGCGCGACCGGCGGCGGACGCGGGCATCGAGTCGCTCGTGTCGTCGCTCGCGCTCGCGCTCGTCCGCGAGCGAGGCCGAGGCTGTGAGCGAGGCCGGCGCGGGGCGAGGCGGGAGGCGCGCCTCGAGCCCGCGATCGCGCGCGCGCTCGAGCGGATCGACGCCGAGCTCGCTCGTCCGCTCACGGTCGACGACCTCGCGCGCACGGCGGGCCTCTCGCGCTTCGTGTTCCTCCGGAAGTTCAGCGCGCAGGTCGGCGTCGCTCCGTATCGCCACCTCACGAACACGCGGCTCGATCGCGCGGCGCTCCTCCTCCGCTCGACCGATCGTTCGGTCCTCGACGTCGCGCTGGACTGCGGGTTCGGCGATCCGAGCCGCTTCGCCCGCGCGTTCACGCGCCGCTTCGGCTGCCCGCCGCGGCGCTGGCGGAGGGGTGGCTAG
- a CDS encoding hemerythrin domain-containing protein, with translation MSDPFVAYHEGLVAVHRALAEELRRLADVDTADVARAHGVGGFLLGHHHVESAIVFPGLRRHGRLRSTDVAFLDARDAEHVAVEAACRQLAAMSASASASAADIARLGAELLAMFEPHVAAEEDGLRPAVLRTMISREGLDAIGREVQAHHARRA, from the coding sequence ATGTCCGATCCGTTCGTCGCCTACCACGAGGGCCTCGTCGCCGTGCATCGCGCGCTCGCGGAGGAGCTGCGGCGCCTCGCCGACGTCGACACCGCCGACGTCGCGCGCGCGCACGGCGTGGGCGGCTTCCTCCTCGGCCACCACCACGTCGAGAGCGCGATCGTCTTCCCGGGGCTCCGGCGTCACGGTCGACTGCGGTCGACGGACGTTGCCTTCCTCGACGCGCGCGACGCCGAGCACGTCGCGGTCGAGGCGGCGTGCAGGCAGCTCGCCGCGATGTCCGCGAGCGCGAGCGCGAGCGCGGCGGACATCGCGAGGCTCGGCGCGGAGCTGCTCGCGATGTTCGAGCCCCACGTCGCCGCCGAAGAGGACGGCCTACGACCGGCCGTCCTCCGGACGATGATCTCGCGCGAAGGCCTGGACGCGATCGGGCGCGAGGTCCAGGCGCACCACGCTCGGCGCGCGTGA